In a genomic window of Taylorella equigenitalis ATCC 35865:
- a CDS encoding serine hydrolase produces MIGFLKSAILSFALVFFISSSFNQEVHAATKQKTSKTIKKTTKKTVIYKTSKSTSKAQVARSKSKSSKNSKKSIATKTKTKKSKVVAGTRVKPKTPRKLVSKSSIKPALIATTNLNNSLPNEELKNSLSDVEIVGFADNGDVINSEIALVMSLDDRQIQYQKNINVVQPIASISKLMTAYVVIKSGQPLDEIITISEEDVDHLKGTGSRLTIGTQLTRKEALLLALMSSENRAANALGRHYPGGLEAFVKEMNATARSLGMTRTRYVEPTGLSPMNVSSAQDLATLLAAVYKEPLIHQLSTSDGYSVTTNGGKVQDYKNSNRLIRNNEWDIHISKTGYIKEAGRCIVMITKIKGKDMAVVLMNAKGGTTRFSDAIRVRHIVQNEFPPIF; encoded by the coding sequence GTGATTGGATTTTTAAAATCAGCAATTTTAAGTTTTGCTTTGGTATTTTTTATTTCATCTTCCTTTAATCAGGAAGTTCATGCTGCCACAAAGCAAAAAACGTCTAAAACTATAAAAAAGACAACTAAAAAAACTGTAATATACAAAACATCAAAGTCAACGTCTAAAGCTCAAGTAGCTAGAAGTAAATCTAAATCTAGTAAAAATTCAAAAAAATCCATTGCCACGAAAACCAAAACTAAAAAATCTAAAGTTGTGGCTGGTACAAGAGTAAAACCTAAAACACCTAGAAAATTAGTATCAAAATCATCAATTAAGCCAGCACTTATTGCCACTACTAATTTAAATAATTCTTTGCCAAATGAAGAATTGAAAAACTCATTATCAGATGTAGAAATCGTTGGATTTGCAGATAATGGTGATGTTATTAATTCAGAGATTGCATTAGTGATGTCTCTAGATGATAGACAAATTCAATATCAAAAAAACATAAACGTAGTGCAACCCATAGCTTCAATTTCTAAACTTATGACTGCTTATGTAGTTATTAAAAGCGGTCAACCTTTGGATGAAATCATAACTATATCCGAGGAGGATGTTGATCATCTTAAAGGGACAGGTTCACGATTAACAATCGGAACTCAACTAACACGCAAAGAAGCTTTATTACTTGCTCTTATGTCATCGGAAAATAGAGCGGCAAATGCACTTGGTCGTCACTACCCAGGTGGTTTAGAAGCATTTGTAAAAGAAATGAATGCGACTGCTAGAAGTCTAGGTATGACTAGAACACGTTATGTAGAGCCTACTGGTTTATCTCCTATGAATGTATCGTCTGCACAGGATTTAGCGACTTTACTGGCTGCGGTTTATAAAGAACCTCTCATACATCAATTATCGACAAGTGACGGTTACAGTGTGACCACAAATGGCGGTAAAGTACAGGATTATAAAAATTCAAATAGACTTATTAGAAATAATGAGTGGGATATTCATATTTCTAAAACTGGATATATCAAAGAAGCTGGACGTTGTATCGTTATGATTACCAAAATTAAAGGTAAAGATATGGCTGTTGTTCTTATGAACGCTAAGGGCGGAACTACAAGATTCTCAGATGCGATACGTGTCAGACATATAGTACAAAACGAATTTCCGCCTATATTTTAG